The genome window ggggctactctacaGCTGCGCTGCAGTACTTAGACTTCAccttgtagtggcttctcttgtggcagagcatgGGATTCTAGGGCTCTCGAGCTTCGGTAGTTATAGGGCttcggctcagtagttgcagtttccAGGAtctagagcagaggctcaatagttgtggcacaaggactTAACTgctccatggcttgtgggatcgtcccagatcagggatcgaacccgtgtctcctgcattggcaggcagattctttaccactgagccaccagggaagcccagaaaataatgctttttaaaagataagagtGGGAAGTCCTCACCTTTTTTGAACAATTATTTCCCCCTCTTTATCATTTAATTCCACTTTTACAGCTCCTACTGTTAAAGATGGAAGGGTGTGCCATCCATATAGTCTTTCTTACCATATGCAGAAGTAAAATCACAGAGAGAGTTATTTTATAGGAGGATAGAACATTTATTTCAATGGAAACACTAATCTTTATTTTCATCATGCTGAAGTGTGTGGTTACAAACGATTTTCAACAAAACACTATATAGAATAagcaaaaaaataagttaatacaATGTAAACCTTACATACAGTTTCATCAATTACCAGGTTTAGGAACACACAAGCCATTTCAGACTCTGGAGCTacacttaattaaaaataaacaactgcaAACACTCAAACCTTATCAACCCCAAGTAAGACACTAAAGAGCTATTCAAGACTTCTTCAAACCCATtacacaaatacatttttatttttggttacagTCCCCTGCTATGCACAAGACCACTGGAATGCTGTTAACAAATACACATTTTTGAAGAACGGCACAAAGCGAAGCAAGGAGATAGCATGCCAGCCTTACAGAAGCTGTCTTGAAAGTGCAAACTCTGCATTTTCTCTTCCTGAACCACTAGGATAATAAGCACGGGTACCTCGGACAACAAGGGCAGGGTCACGAACATGCTTTCTCTATCACACCGGTGGGACATTGACTCGAACCAGGCCTCCACGCCTTTGAAGATACCTCCGGTTTTCAACAGGGAACAGGCTTTCAACTAAATATAGTGCAAATCAAATACCGAGGAGCAAAGAACGACAGAACCCAGGCCCGCCACCGGTCGACCCCGCGGCTTCTCCACCGGGCACCTTCCGCACCGGGCGGGGCAGGCggcacccccccccccggcccccgaAGCCACATCGTCTCTTTAGGTTCTGATGTGCTCGGTGGTGCGGCGGAGCGAGTGCAGGGCCACGGCGCAGCAGCCCCGCAGCAGGGCCCCGATGTTGTACAGGGGATCCGTGCCCCCCCTCTGAGTACTGAACGCCCACAGCACCGTGGGGACCACGGGGGCCCCCACGGCCAGCAGATCCACCAGGAAGCTGCGGCTCCAGTAGCGCCCGGCCATGCCCCCCGCGCGGGCCAGTGGGCCCGGGCCGTCTGGCCTCACCTCCTCCACTGCCGCTGCTTCCGAGCCCGCAAAATCCAGCTCTCTCATGAGGCGGTTCCCACGCTCCTCGGGACCGGCCGCGGGGGACGGGGTCTCCACAGGAGACAACAGGATGGCCGAGTTGGGATTCCGGGGAGTTAAATCGACCACGAAGGCGGAGATGGGCTCCGGGAAGCTATCGGTCGAGTCGTCCCCGGACTCCTCGTCGGGCGTCGCGGCGCTGGAGGAGGGACAGGGGTCCTGCAGCCGGAGCACGTGCCGGAGGAGCTCGGAGAAGGCCGGGCTGTAGGGCACCACGTCGGTCTGCACCGCCCGCTCCGCCACCGCGCGGCGCCCTCCGCGGCCCACCGCCGCCGCCTCGCCGCCCAGCGCCACGACCTCGGCGCCGGGCAGCTCCGGCTCCGGGATGGCGCCTGTCACCAGCTCCTCCAACACATCCTCGACGGGGGCCGCGCCGTCTGCCCCCAGCAGCTCGCTGTCGGCCCCTTCCTCCGTGGCCGGCTCCTCCGAGGACAGAGCATCCTCCGTCGGCCCCAAGGCCGCGCCGAGGACCAAGCCCTTCTCCGGGGACTCACAGGGGAAGTCGAGGCACAGCTCGTCCCTCAGCGAGCCGCTGTGCGCCATCTCCATGCTCTGGAGGAGCGACTCCAGCTTCTTGTTCTGAATGTTGATGTCCACAAAATATTTCTGAATGCCTTTGTCTTTATCGGCCAGGCTGCTCCGCATCGTTTCGATGACCTGTTTGAGCTGCTTGATCTCCTTCCGGGCCTCCTTGAGGGCCAGCTGGGCCTCCACCCGGTGGCACTCCTCCTCGATCCAGTCCTCGCGCATTCGGGCCAGCTGGGACTTAAGCTCCACGATCTCACTCTCCCTAGAGCCGGAAGACAAGCGAggctcaggagaaaaaaaaaaggccaactcTGACACCCCGCCTGCAGCCCATGCTTTCCCACTGCAAGCACACAGGTTAGGTAAgtttcgggttttttttttttttttctttcttttgaagatATTAGCCCAGAACTGCCcccttttaattgtaaaatagctaaaataataacagtaaatagaatcagaataaaaattttgctatgattgtttttctctcctttttcaagcatcgtgcttagtcactcagtcgtgtctgactctttgtgacccccatagactgtaacccaccaggctcctctgtccatgggattctccagggaagaacactggagtgggttgccatgccctcgtccaggaaaacttcccaacccagggactgaacccaggtctcccgcattgcaggcatattctttatggtctgagccatcTTTCAAGCATTATCCTCTGTTTAATTCAGACAGACtagttttattgcactttgcCTTATCATGCTTTGTAGATACTATGTCTTTTacaattgaaggtttgtggcaaccctgctttGTCAGACactggttagcattttttagcaattaggatatttttaaattaaggtttgtacatttttttttaggtataatgctattgcacacttaatagac of Muntiacus reevesi chromosome 12, mMunRee1.1, whole genome shotgun sequence contains these proteins:
- the SYBU gene encoding syntabulin isoform X3; translated protein: MGPLRETKKELRVQHHEKEIARSRIPRLILRPHLPQQQYKVSPASESPFSEEESREFNPSSSGRSARTVSSNSFCSDDTGCPSSQSVSPVKTPSDAGNSPIGFCPGSDEDFTRKKCTVGMVGEGSLQSARHKKEPKSGLVKPGSEADFSSSSSTGSISAPEVPMSAAGSKRSSFSRNRGPHGRSNGASSYKSGNSPPSPREKDLLAMLCRNQLSPVNIHPSYAPSSPSSSNSGSYKGSDCSPVMRRSGRYMSCGENHGVKAPNPEQYLTPLQQKEVTVRHLKTKLKESERRLHERESEIVELKSQLARMREDWIEEECHRVEAQLALKEARKEIKQLKQVIETMRSSLADKDKGIQKYFVDINIQNKKLESLLQSMEMAHSGSLRDELCLDFPCESPEKGLVLGAALGPTEDALSSEEPATEEGADSELLGADGAAPVEDVLEELVTGAIPEPELPGAEVVALGGEAAAVGRGGRRAVAERAVQTDVVPYSPAFSELLRHVLRLQDPCPSSSAATPDEESGDDSTDSFPEPISAFVVDLTPRNPNSAILLSPVETPSPAAGPEERGNRLMRELDFAGSEAAAVEEVRPDGPGPLARAGGMAGRYWSRSFLVDLLAVGAPVVPTVLWAFSTQRGGTDPLYNIGALLRGCCAVALHSLRRTTEHIRT
- the SYBU gene encoding syntabulin isoform X6 codes for the protein MPAPPLVGFEENAGSLGALEPRHGLRSEADFSSSSSTGSISAPEVPMSAAGSKRSSFSRNRGPHGRSNGASSYKSGNSPPSPREKDLLAMLCRNQLSPVNIHPSYAPSSPSSSNSGSYKGSDCSPVMRRSGRYMSCGENHGVKAPNPEQYLTPLQQKEVTVRHLKTKLKESERRLHERESEIVELKSQLARMREDWIEEECHRVEAQLALKEARKEIKQLKQVIETMRSSLADKDKGIQKYFVDINIQNKKLESLLQSMEMAHSGSLRDELCLDFPCESPEKGLVLGAALGPTEDALSSEEPATEEGADSELLGADGAAPVEDVLEELVTGAIPEPELPGAEVVALGGEAAAVGRGGRRAVAERAVQTDVVPYSPAFSELLRHVLRLQDPCPSSSAATPDEESGDDSTDSFPEPISAFVVDLTPRNPNSAILLSPVETPSPAAGPEERGNRLMRELDFAGSEAAAVEEVRPDGPGPLARAGGMAGRYWSRSFLVDLLAVGAPVVPTVLWAFSTQRGGTDPLYNIGALLRGCCAVALHSLRRTTEHIRT
- the SYBU gene encoding syntabulin isoform X7, which translates into the protein MSAAGSKRSSFSRNRGPHGRSNGASSYKSGNSPPSPREKDLLAMLCRNQLSPVNIHPSYAPSSPSSSNSGSYKGSDCSPVMRRSGRYMSCGENHGVKAPNPEQYLTPLQQKEVTVRHLKTKLKESERRLHERESEIVELKSQLARMREDWIEEECHRVEAQLALKEARKEIKQLKQVIETMRSSLADKDKGIQKYFVDINIQNKKLESLLQSMEMAHSGSLRDELCLDFPCESPEKGLVLGAALGPTEDALSSEEPATEEGADSELLGADGAAPVEDVLEELVTGAIPEPELPGAEVVALGGEAAAVGRGGRRAVAERAVQTDVVPYSPAFSELLRHVLRLQDPCPSSSAATPDEESGDDSTDSFPEPISAFVVDLTPRNPNSAILLSPVETPSPAAGPEERGNRLMRELDFAGSEAAAVEEVRPDGPGPLARAGGMAGRYWSRSFLVDLLAVGAPVVPTVLWAFSTQRGGTDPLYNIGALLRGCCAVALHSLRRTTEHIRT
- the SYBU gene encoding syntabulin isoform X2 gives rise to the protein MGPLRETKELRVQHHEKEIARSRIPRLILRPHLPQQQYKVSPASESPFSEEESREFNPSSSGRSARTVSSNSFCSDDTGCPSSQSVSPVKTPSDAGNSPIGFCPGSDEDFTRKKCTVGMVGEGSLQSARHKKEPKSGLVKPAHRVRCVSRAQSTLVDLNSKGSEADFSSSSSTGSISAPEVPMSAAGSKRSSFSRNRGPHGRSNGASSYKSGNSPPSPREKDLLAMLCRNQLSPVNIHPSYAPSSPSSSNSGSYKGSDCSPVMRRSGRYMSCGENHGVKAPNPEQYLTPLQQKEVTVRHLKTKLKESERRLHERESEIVELKSQLARMREDWIEEECHRVEAQLALKEARKEIKQLKQVIETMRSSLADKDKGIQKYFVDINIQNKKLESLLQSMEMAHSGSLRDELCLDFPCESPEKGLVLGAALGPTEDALSSEEPATEEGADSELLGADGAAPVEDVLEELVTGAIPEPELPGAEVVALGGEAAAVGRGGRRAVAERAVQTDVVPYSPAFSELLRHVLRLQDPCPSSSAATPDEESGDDSTDSFPEPISAFVVDLTPRNPNSAILLSPVETPSPAAGPEERGNRLMRELDFAGSEAAAVEEVRPDGPGPLARAGGMAGRYWSRSFLVDLLAVGAPVVPTVLWAFSTQRGGTDPLYNIGALLRGCCAVALHSLRRTTEHIRT
- the SYBU gene encoding syntabulin isoform X5, which encodes MSDLEKELRVQHHEKEIARSRIPRLILRPHLPQQQYKVSPASESPFSEEESREFNPSSSGRSARTVSSNSFCSDDTGCPSSQSVSPVKTPSDAGNSPIGFCPGSDEDFTRKKCTVGMVGEGSLQSARHKKEPKSGLVKPGSEADFSSSSSTGSISAPEVPMSAAGSKRSSFSRNRGPHGRSNGASSYKSGNSPPSPREKDLLAMLCRNQLSPVNIHPSYAPSSPSSSNSGSYKGSDCSPVMRRSGRYMSCGENHGVKAPNPEQYLTPLQQKEVTVRHLKTKLKESERRLHERESEIVELKSQLARMREDWIEEECHRVEAQLALKEARKEIKQLKQVIETMRSSLADKDKGIQKYFVDINIQNKKLESLLQSMEMAHSGSLRDELCLDFPCESPEKGLVLGAALGPTEDALSSEEPATEEGADSELLGADGAAPVEDVLEELVTGAIPEPELPGAEVVALGGEAAAVGRGGRRAVAERAVQTDVVPYSPAFSELLRHVLRLQDPCPSSSAATPDEESGDDSTDSFPEPISAFVVDLTPRNPNSAILLSPVETPSPAAGPEERGNRLMRELDFAGSEAAAVEEVRPDGPGPLARAGGMAGRYWSRSFLVDLLAVGAPVVPTVLWAFSTQRGGTDPLYNIGALLRGCCAVALHSLRRTTEHIRT
- the SYBU gene encoding syntabulin isoform X1, whose protein sequence is MGPLRETKKELRVQHHEKEIARSRIPRLILRPHLPQQQYKVSPASESPFSEEESREFNPSSSGRSARTVSSNSFCSDDTGCPSSQSVSPVKTPSDAGNSPIGFCPGSDEDFTRKKCTVGMVGEGSLQSARHKKEPKSGLVKPAHRVRCVSRAQSTLVDLNSKGSEADFSSSSSTGSISAPEVPMSAAGSKRSSFSRNRGPHGRSNGASSYKSGNSPPSPREKDLLAMLCRNQLSPVNIHPSYAPSSPSSSNSGSYKGSDCSPVMRRSGRYMSCGENHGVKAPNPEQYLTPLQQKEVTVRHLKTKLKESERRLHERESEIVELKSQLARMREDWIEEECHRVEAQLALKEARKEIKQLKQVIETMRSSLADKDKGIQKYFVDINIQNKKLESLLQSMEMAHSGSLRDELCLDFPCESPEKGLVLGAALGPTEDALSSEEPATEEGADSELLGADGAAPVEDVLEELVTGAIPEPELPGAEVVALGGEAAAVGRGGRRAVAERAVQTDVVPYSPAFSELLRHVLRLQDPCPSSSAATPDEESGDDSTDSFPEPISAFVVDLTPRNPNSAILLSPVETPSPAAGPEERGNRLMRELDFAGSEAAAVEEVRPDGPGPLARAGGMAGRYWSRSFLVDLLAVGAPVVPTVLWAFSTQRGGTDPLYNIGALLRGCCAVALHSLRRTTEHIRT
- the SYBU gene encoding syntabulin isoform X4: MGPLRETKELRVQHHEKEIARSRIPRLILRPHLPQQQYKVSPASESPFSEEESREFNPSSSGRSARTVSSNSFCSDDTGCPSSQSVSPVKTPSDAGNSPIGFCPGSDEDFTRKKCTVGMVGEGSLQSARHKKEPKSGLVKPGSEADFSSSSSTGSISAPEVPMSAAGSKRSSFSRNRGPHGRSNGASSYKSGNSPPSPREKDLLAMLCRNQLSPVNIHPSYAPSSPSSSNSGSYKGSDCSPVMRRSGRYMSCGENHGVKAPNPEQYLTPLQQKEVTVRHLKTKLKESERRLHERESEIVELKSQLARMREDWIEEECHRVEAQLALKEARKEIKQLKQVIETMRSSLADKDKGIQKYFVDINIQNKKLESLLQSMEMAHSGSLRDELCLDFPCESPEKGLVLGAALGPTEDALSSEEPATEEGADSELLGADGAAPVEDVLEELVTGAIPEPELPGAEVVALGGEAAAVGRGGRRAVAERAVQTDVVPYSPAFSELLRHVLRLQDPCPSSSAATPDEESGDDSTDSFPEPISAFVVDLTPRNPNSAILLSPVETPSPAAGPEERGNRLMRELDFAGSEAAAVEEVRPDGPGPLARAGGMAGRYWSRSFLVDLLAVGAPVVPTVLWAFSTQRGGTDPLYNIGALLRGCCAVALHSLRRTTEHIRT